A stretch of Halostagnicola kamekurae DNA encodes these proteins:
- a CDS encoding RNA-binding protein: MPQIPLHYVDLRTFCYATEDEKRVESALRTFLPEEFEIERVESEGHYGDRILVLSARAENADDVRHVLSRLADLEDFDGLIAELDQRVTENTELYLTLDKQAAFNGESRLGDGITFRAKVEAYPAKKEAAVENAREVLERLEDEDVN; encoded by the coding sequence ATGCCACAAATCCCGCTTCACTACGTCGATCTGCGAACGTTCTGTTACGCCACCGAGGACGAAAAACGCGTCGAGAGCGCGCTCCGAACCTTCCTCCCCGAGGAGTTCGAAATAGAGCGCGTCGAGAGCGAGGGCCACTACGGCGATCGGATCCTCGTCCTCTCGGCGCGCGCCGAAAACGCAGACGACGTGCGCCACGTCCTCTCGAGACTCGCGGATCTCGAGGATTTCGACGGCCTGATCGCCGAACTCGACCAGCGGGTGACCGAAAACACCGAACTCTATCTCACGCTCGACAAACAGGCCGCGTTCAACGGCGAGAGCCGACTCGGCGACGGGATCACGTTCCGCGCGAAAGTCGAGGCCTACCCCGCGAAAAAAGAAGCCGCCGTCGAGAACGCAAGAGAGGTCCTCGAGCGCCTCGAGGACGAGGACGTAAACTGA
- a CDS encoding DUF1918 domain-containing protein, with translation MSFEEDDHVVLHDKHSEFDGEVGTVTQTMESMFGDVTYTISFEDGQESGVPEDALEAAPDDADPDDADE, from the coding sequence ATGAGCTTCGAGGAAGACGACCACGTCGTGCTCCACGACAAACACAGCGAATTCGACGGCGAAGTCGGGACGGTCACCCAGACGATGGAATCTATGTTCGGCGACGTCACCTACACGATCAGCTTCGAGGACGGTCAGGAGTCGGGCGTTCCCGAAGACGCCCTCGAGGCCGCTCCCGACGACGCCGACCCGGACGACGCCGACGAGTAA
- a CDS encoding type 1 glutamine amidotransferase domain-containing protein — MTRALFVVSEEGYWGEECVEPLETLTDAGVDITVATPTGGPPQIDERSADPEQVGEETAEHVMEVHETDERLNDPIPLAKAQAGEYDAVVFPGGHGTEWDVNQDKHARTILRETIEGDGKALVVCHAVAILAFTRDSHGAFIVHDREVTGFPNEWEEGIVDNEDLMPDGRKLPYWVEDEVIAAGGNWDAELDSETSVTVDGDLITARGPGSSSAAGQTLLEELGIEA; from the coding sequence ATGACTCGAGCACTGTTCGTCGTCAGCGAGGAGGGATACTGGGGAGAAGAATGCGTCGAGCCGCTCGAGACGCTCACCGACGCGGGGGTCGACATCACGGTCGCGACACCGACGGGCGGCCCGCCGCAGATCGACGAGCGCTCTGCCGACCCAGAACAGGTCGGCGAGGAAACCGCCGAACACGTCATGGAGGTCCACGAGACCGACGAGCGGCTGAACGATCCCATTCCGCTCGCGAAGGCGCAAGCCGGCGAGTACGACGCCGTCGTTTTCCCGGGCGGTCACGGTACCGAGTGGGACGTTAATCAGGACAAACACGCGCGGACGATCCTTCGCGAGACGATCGAGGGCGACGGAAAGGCACTCGTCGTCTGCCACGCCGTTGCCATTCTCGCGTTCACGCGAGACAGCCACGGCGCGTTCATCGTCCACGACCGCGAGGTAACCGGCTTCCCGAACGAGTGGGAGGAGGGAATCGTCGACAACGAGGACCTGATGCCAGACGGCAGAAAACTCCCCTACTGGGTCGAAGACGAAGTGATCGCCGCGGGCGGAAACTGGGACGCCGAACTCGATTCGGAGACGAGCGTCACCGTCGACGGCGATCTGATAACCGCACGCGGTCCCGGTTCCTCGAGCGCCGCGGGCCAGACGCTCCTCGAGGAGCTCGGAATCGAGGCCTGA
- a CDS encoding Hsp20/alpha crystallin family protein codes for MAQRPNPFEELEKLIDRLSRQLRSPRRSGSSGDADGGDLGTSVGSRGTGVDVTDANGEFVVVIDAPGFERDDIELTLTNRRLKIDGEREQAVDDAEDTYLRRERRTHSFSRQLTLPSPVDADGVEAHLNNGVVTIRLPKRDFDDAARSIDIE; via the coding sequence ATGGCACAGCGACCGAACCCCTTCGAGGAGCTCGAGAAACTGATCGATCGGCTGAGCCGGCAACTGCGGTCACCGCGGCGATCCGGCAGCAGCGGTGACGCTGACGGCGGGGACCTCGGTACGAGCGTCGGATCGCGCGGAACCGGCGTCGACGTAACGGATGCAAACGGGGAGTTCGTCGTCGTGATCGACGCGCCCGGATTCGAGCGCGACGACATCGAGCTCACGCTGACGAACCGGCGGCTGAAGATCGACGGCGAGCGCGAACAGGCCGTCGACGACGCCGAGGACACCTACCTTCGGCGCGAGCGGCGCACGCACTCGTTCAGCCGACAGCTAACCCTCCCCAGCCCCGTCGACGCGGACGGCGTCGAAGCACACCTCAATAACGGCGTCGTGACGATCAGGCTGCCGAAACGCGATTTCGACGACGCGGCGCGTTCGATCGATATCGAGTGA
- a CDS encoding DHH family phosphoesterase, giving the protein MSRAEDLGETLAEMDSLTIVCHDNPDPDCLASALALERIAKHNGVNETRTVYGGEISHQQNRAFVNMLNIDVTPIRNASIAEDDSLAFVDHAVPGQNTQVPASIEPSIVVDHHPDSDVEAAFVDVRTDYGATATIFVEYLFDLEMALATRLASALLFALHRERLDFVREPTEREYEAALAVYPEADLEMLEQLYGSAFSPATLDAIGHAIASRTRRGSSLASSVGRTTETDALPQAADYLLNLEGVDTVLIYGIVNGSIRLSARSIDPRVQAGKTLQNAFGELGAVGGHHDMAGGRIDLGLFADVAGDENQLLEFASTRLEKRFFDALNLDNGNE; this is encoded by the coding sequence ATGTCTCGAGCGGAAGATCTGGGAGAAACGCTCGCGGAGATGGATTCGCTCACCATCGTCTGTCACGACAACCCGGATCCCGACTGCCTCGCCAGCGCGCTCGCGCTCGAGCGGATCGCAAAACACAACGGCGTAAACGAGACCCGGACAGTCTACGGGGGAGAAATCTCACACCAGCAAAATCGGGCCTTCGTCAACATGCTCAATATCGACGTCACGCCGATCCGAAACGCGTCGATTGCCGAAGACGACTCCCTCGCGTTCGTCGATCACGCGGTTCCCGGCCAGAACACGCAGGTACCGGCGTCGATCGAACCGTCGATCGTCGTCGACCACCACCCGGACAGCGACGTCGAGGCGGCGTTCGTCGACGTTCGAACGGATTACGGCGCGACCGCGACGATCTTCGTCGAGTACCTCTTCGACCTCGAGATGGCCCTCGCGACGCGACTGGCGTCTGCACTGCTCTTTGCGCTGCACCGGGAACGACTCGATTTCGTCCGCGAGCCGACCGAACGCGAGTACGAGGCCGCGCTGGCGGTGTACCCAGAGGCGGACCTCGAGATGTTAGAGCAACTGTACGGAAGCGCGTTCTCTCCGGCGACGCTCGACGCGATCGGACACGCCATCGCGTCGCGGACGCGGCGGGGTTCGTCCCTAGCCTCGAGCGTGGGGCGAACCACCGAGACCGACGCGCTCCCGCAGGCCGCGGACTACCTGCTCAACCTCGAGGGCGTCGATACGGTCCTCATCTACGGGATCGTCAACGGTTCGATCCGACTGAGCGCCCGATCGATCGACCCGCGAGTGCAGGCCGGAAAGACGTTACAAAACGCGTTCGGCGAACTCGGAGCGGTCGGCGGCCACCACGACATGGCCGGCGGCCGCATCGATCTCGGACTGTTCGCGGATGTCGCGGGGGACGAAAACCAGTTACTCGAGTTCGCCAGCACCCGCCTCGAGAAGCGGTTTTTCGACGCGCTGAACCTCGATAACGGGAACGAGTAG
- a CDS encoding ornithine cyclodeaminase family protein, which produces MTETLFLSSDAIEDLASPAEYVEAVREGYRQRGRGAPADPRSAYFRTDPDGMFTDYAALLPETGAMGGYMYSAGFDAGDAWFVTPLFDAQSGEPLAILDGASMNPFKTGAAGAVAVDSLAREDATTLAVVGTGPQARGQVHTTATVRDFEEVRVYSPTAENRAAFADEFDDQLEASVRAVSSSEAAVSGADVVITATTSTEPVFDGEHLEPGAHVTAMGQYHPDKRELDATTIERSTYVPDLRERVSQDAGSFIAAREAGRVSDEHVHAELGDVVAGTEPGRTAADEITVFDSGGTGIETVAAASLLYERALENDRGTPIPFAPASEALTGRRRDR; this is translated from the coding sequence ATGACCGAAACGCTGTTTCTCTCGAGCGACGCTATCGAAGACCTCGCCTCGCCTGCCGAATACGTCGAGGCGGTGCGAGAGGGGTATCGCCAGCGCGGTCGCGGTGCCCCCGCGGATCCGCGCTCGGCGTACTTCCGAACCGATCCCGACGGGATGTTCACCGATTACGCCGCGTTGTTGCCCGAAACGGGCGCGATGGGGGGCTACATGTACAGCGCCGGGTTCGACGCCGGCGACGCGTGGTTCGTGACGCCGCTTTTCGACGCGCAGTCGGGCGAACCGCTCGCGATTCTCGACGGCGCGAGCATGAACCCGTTCAAGACCGGCGCGGCGGGAGCCGTCGCCGTTGACTCGCTGGCGCGCGAGGACGCGACGACACTCGCCGTCGTCGGAACCGGGCCACAGGCTCGCGGACAGGTCCACACGACTGCCACGGTTCGTGACTTCGAGGAGGTCCGCGTCTACTCGCCGACCGCGGAAAACCGGGCTGCGTTCGCCGACGAGTTCGACGACCAACTCGAGGCGTCGGTTCGGGCCGTCTCCTCGAGCGAAGCCGCGGTATCGGGCGCGGACGTCGTCATCACGGCGACGACGTCGACCGAGCCGGTTTTCGACGGCGAGCACCTAGAGCCCGGCGCGCACGTGACGGCGATGGGGCAATACCACCCCGACAAACGGGAACTCGACGCGACGACGATCGAACGGTCGACGTACGTTCCCGACCTCCGAGAGCGGGTGTCACAGGATGCGGGATCGTTTATCGCGGCGCGCGAGGCGGGTCGCGTCTCGGACGAGCACGTCCACGCCGAACTCGGCGACGTGGTCGCCGGCACCGAACCGGGTCGAACCGCCGCCGACGAGATAACAGTCTTCGACAGCGGCGGCACCGGAATCGAGACGGTCGCCGCGGCGTCGTTGCTCTACGAGCGAGCGCTCGAGAACGACCGCGGCACGCCGATTCCGTTCGCGCCGGCCAGCGAGGCGCTGACGGGCCGACGACGCGACCGCTAG
- a CDS encoding DUF3054 domain-containing protein — protein MSTDTRGRSASTVFSRERLGIAAVDIVAVAGLVTYGYLHHSEDPLANPLGALEPITPFLIGWAITALLAGLYARETYADPTRAVRYTALAWIAGANLGLIIRSSPLFEGGGAFPFNLVITGFGLVVLVLWRTAVAVALR, from the coding sequence ATGAGCACCGACACTCGAGGGCGATCCGCCTCGACCGTCTTCTCGCGCGAACGGCTCGGCATCGCGGCGGTCGATATCGTCGCCGTCGCCGGCCTCGTCACGTACGGGTACCTCCACCACAGCGAGGATCCGCTGGCGAACCCCCTCGGCGCGCTCGAGCCGATCACCCCGTTTCTCATCGGATGGGCGATAACCGCCCTGCTGGCCGGCCTCTATGCGAGAGAAACCTACGCCGACCCGACTCGAGCGGTTCGATACACCGCTCTGGCCTGGATAGCCGGGGCGAATCTCGGTCTGATCATCCGCTCGTCGCCGCTTTTCGAGGGCGGTGGCGCGTTCCCGTTCAACCTCGTGATCACCGGGTTCGGCCTCGTCGTCCTCGTTCTCTGGCGTACGGCCGTCGCCGTCGCCCTGCGCTGA
- the tpiA gene encoding triose-phosphate isomerase encodes MFILVNLKTYPCDPVAVAEAVRDVDEKTDARLAVAPQDAHVERVAATGVETWAQHVDPIDHGSNTGHALAESLAEAGAEGTLINHSEKRLKLADIDGSIRAAERAGLETIVCANNPAQIGASAALGPDAVAVEPPELIGTGTPVSQADPDVVEDAVDAADGVDDDVSVLCGAGISTGEDVVSAADLGAEGVLLASGVAKADDPAAALADLVDPL; translated from the coding sequence ATGTTCATCCTCGTCAATTTGAAGACGTATCCGTGTGACCCGGTCGCCGTCGCGGAAGCCGTTCGCGACGTCGACGAGAAAACGGACGCTCGACTCGCCGTCGCACCGCAGGACGCTCACGTCGAGCGGGTCGCGGCGACGGGCGTCGAGACGTGGGCCCAGCACGTCGATCCGATCGACCACGGCAGCAACACAGGTCACGCGCTGGCCGAATCGCTCGCCGAGGCAGGCGCCGAGGGTACGCTCATCAACCACTCCGAAAAGCGACTGAAACTCGCGGATATCGACGGCTCGATTCGCGCCGCCGAGCGCGCCGGACTCGAGACCATCGTCTGTGCGAACAACCCCGCGCAGATCGGCGCGAGCGCGGCGCTCGGACCGGACGCCGTCGCCGTCGAGCCGCCGGAACTCATCGGCACGGGAACGCCGGTCAGTCAGGCCGATCCCGACGTCGTCGAGGACGCTGTCGACGCTGCCGACGGCGTCGACGACGATGTCTCGGTCCTCTGTGGTGCGGGCATCAGCACGGGCGAGGACGTGGTCTCCGCCGCCGATCTCGGTGCGGAAGGCGTGTTGCTCGCGAGCGGCGTCGCGAAGGCGGACGATCCCGCGGCCGCGCTCGCCGATCTCGTCGACCCACTCTGA
- a CDS encoding multiprotein bridging factor aMBF1 has translation MVQCEMCGAETSSPKTIKVEGAKLDVCSDCTDFGTEVKTGSSSSSTSTKYSTGSSSGGSSGSSSSANASSSTSSGSTSSGGSTRRTDMFDDMDEIATDYDDRIRQAREQKGLSQSELANELNEKASLITKLERGDTLPTDSVQSKLEKFLDVSLASESGSSEDADWDGGSASGSYTLGDVVKRKD, from the coding sequence ATGGTTCAGTGCGAAATGTGTGGCGCCGAGACGTCGTCCCCAAAAACGATCAAAGTTGAGGGTGCCAAGCTTGACGTGTGTTCGGATTGCACAGATTTCGGCACCGAGGTGAAGACGGGTTCCTCGAGTTCGAGCACGTCGACGAAGTACTCGACGGGTTCGAGCTCCGGCGGCTCTTCGGGCTCGAGTTCGAGCGCTAACGCCTCGAGTTCGACCTCGAGCGGTTCAACGAGTTCCGGCGGCTCGACCCGCCGAACGGACATGTTCGACGACATGGACGAGATCGCGACCGACTACGACGACCGGATCCGACAGGCTCGCGAACAGAAAGGACTCAGCCAGTCGGAACTCGCGAACGAACTCAACGAGAAGGCGAGTCTCATCACGAAACTCGAGCGCGGCGATACGCTTCCGACCGACAGCGTGCAGTCGAAACTCGAGAAGTTCCTCGACGTGAGCCTCGCAAGCGAAAGCGGCTCGAGCGAGGACGCCGACTGGGACGGCGGCTCCGCGAGCGGGAGTTACACCCTCGGCGACGTGGTCAAGCGAAAGGACTGA